The following are from one region of the Planctomycetia bacterium genome:
- a CDS encoding protoglobin family protein: VKLFGYDATKRHFVPRQSGYEGVVPTSIETLTLDAAQIEFRKQHLGRYLTSLVTRPYDGKLVEYLDMVGKMHTPKAGSKTLDVPLVQMNALLGFVADALMATIFALGLDRATEIATQRAFGKLLWLQNDLINRHYQSTAATRAA; the protein is encoded by the coding sequence GTGAAGCTCTTCGGCTACGATGCCACGAAGCGGCACTTCGTCCCTCGCCAGTCGGGCTACGAAGGGGTCGTGCCGACGAGCATCGAAACGCTCACGCTCGACGCTGCGCAGATCGAGTTTCGCAAACAACATCTCGGCCGGTACCTCACTTCGCTCGTCACACGACCGTACGACGGCAAGCTGGTCGAGTATCTCGACATGGTCGGCAAGATGCACACCCCGAAGGCAGGTAGCAAGACGCTCGACGTCCCGCTCGTCCAGATGAACGCTCTGCTCGGCTTCGTCGCCGACGCCCTCATGGCGACGATCTTCGCTCTCGGCTTAGACCGCGCGACGGAGATCGCCACGCAGCGCGCCTTCGGCAAGTTGCTCTGGCTGCAAAACGACTTAATCAATCGACATTATCAAAGTACCGCGGCAACACGTGCAGCGTAG
- the mgtE gene encoding magnesium transporter, with protein MLEDLITPDICELLDEGKLAEVHEILDSWLPADLAAIVVALPTEKRKTLVATLNPHVAAQVFAYLDPLLQETLIHQLPEPVIGGIVNEMSPDDRTALLEYVAPELRHLLLSLLVPEHFKVAQSLLDYEEGTIGRLMTPEIMAVRQEWTVAHVLDHVRAHGRDSETLNVLYVVDETNTLLDDIRIREFLLAPLDKHVSELMDNRVVALVATDRKQGTIALFKKYDRVALPVVDAMGKLLGIVTVDDVLDVAEERSTQEIQKFGGLEALEEPYVSTPLLQMVRKRATWLVILFVGEMLTATAMGFFEGEIEKAVVLALFVPLIISSGGNSGSQAATLIVRALALGEVTLRDWWMVMRREFLSGAILGGILGSIGVLRIALWSAFSDVYGPHWFLIALTVGISLVGIVLWGSLSGSMLPFLLKRLGLDPATSSAPFVATLVDVTGLIIYFSVAFVILRGTLL; from the coding sequence ATGTTGGAAGACTTGATCACGCCGGACATTTGCGAATTGCTCGACGAAGGGAAGCTCGCGGAAGTTCACGAGATTCTCGACAGTTGGCTGCCGGCCGATCTGGCGGCGATCGTCGTAGCGCTGCCGACCGAGAAGCGCAAGACGTTGGTGGCGACGTTGAACCCACACGTTGCGGCGCAGGTGTTCGCGTACCTCGATCCGCTTCTGCAAGAGACGTTGATCCATCAACTTCCGGAACCGGTTATCGGCGGCATCGTGAACGAGATGTCGCCCGACGATCGGACGGCGCTTTTGGAATATGTCGCCCCCGAGCTGCGCCATTTGTTGTTGTCGCTGTTGGTGCCCGAGCATTTTAAGGTAGCGCAGAGCCTGCTCGACTACGAAGAGGGGACGATCGGCCGGCTGATGACGCCGGAGATCATGGCTGTACGCCAAGAGTGGACCGTCGCGCATGTGCTCGACCATGTCCGCGCTCACGGACGAGACAGCGAAACGCTGAACGTCCTCTACGTCGTCGACGAAACGAACACGCTGTTGGACGATATTCGGATCCGAGAGTTCCTGTTGGCTCCGCTCGACAAGCACGTGAGCGAGTTGATGGACAACCGGGTCGTCGCGCTCGTCGCGACCGATCGGAAGCAAGGGACGATCGCGCTGTTCAAAAAGTACGATCGGGTCGCGCTGCCGGTCGTCGACGCGATGGGGAAACTGCTCGGCATCGTCACGGTCGACGACGTGCTCGATGTGGCCGAAGAGCGCTCGACGCAGGAAATTCAGAAGTTCGGCGGCTTGGAAGCGCTCGAGGAACCGTACGTCAGCACGCCGCTCTTACAGATGGTGCGTAAGCGGGCCACTTGGTTGGTGATTCTGTTCGTCGGCGAAATGCTCACGGCCACGGCGATGGGATTCTTCGAGGGAGAGATCGAGAAGGCGGTCGTGCTCGCGCTGTTCGTGCCGCTGATTATCTCCAGCGGCGGCAACTCCGGCTCGCAAGCGGCGACCCTCATCGTGCGCGCGCTGGCGCTCGGCGAAGTGACCCTTCGCGATTGGTGGATGGTGATGCGTAGGGAGTTCCTTTCCGGCGCGATTCTCGGCGGCATCCTCGGCTCGATCGGCGTGTTGCGGATCGCGCTGTGGAGCGCGTTTTCCGACGTCTACGGCCCCCACTGGTTTTTGATCGCGCTCACCGTCGGCATCTCGCTCGTCGGCATCGTGCTCTGGGGGAGCCTGTCGGGCTCGATGCTGCCGTTTCTCTTAAAACGCTTAGGGCTCGACCCGGCGACGTCGTCGGCGCCGTTCGTGGCGACGCTCGTCGACGTGACGGGGCTCATTATCTATTTCTCGGTCGCGTTCGTGATCTTGCGCGGGACGTTGCTGTAG